The following nucleotide sequence is from Pseudomonas sessilinigenes.
TGGTCCAGCGCCAGTCGGTGGTGGAGGATCGCCGGGCGAAGAAGATCGTCCTTTGTCCCTCGGCTCGGCCCTTGATCGAGCAGATCGAAACCATCGCCACAGCCTTGCGCCACGAACTGTTCATTGGCGTCGATGAAGAAGACATGCGGGTTTGCATGCGCGTCCACGGACGTATCCTGGCCAATCTGGAAAAATCCTGAGGCTTGCCCGGGGTCTCCTGGCCCCGGTGCACCTCGTCTCCCTTACCCGATCCCGCCCAAGGCCCGCCGTGCCTCTGGGGCCTTCGTGCCTATCCGTCAAAAAGACTGGCCAAGGTTCAGCGACAGGGCCTTCTGGTTTTCGTCGTTGATGCCATAGCTGAAATTCAAAGGGCCCAGTGGGGTGTCGAAGCCGAGGAAAATACTCGCTGCATTGATGTAGCCGCTGTCGAAGGCATTGTCATTGTTCCAGGCCCGGCCTCGTTCCAGGGAGCCGCCCAGGTACAGCGGGAAGTCCAGTGGCAGGTAGGAGCGCGGGGTCAGGCGGCGGAAGTACACGGCACGGGCCAGGCTGATGTTTTGCCCGGACAGGGCGTCCTGGCGAAAGCCCGACAATTGCCGTGCCCCGCCAAGCAGGAAGCTGGATGTCACCACGTCGGCATTGTCCAGGGTCCGGCCATAGCGACCGCCGAGGATAAAGGTGTTGGGGCCGCTGCTCAGGGCCTTGTCCAGCTTGAATTCCCATTGCCGGTAGTGTTTGTCCGAACCCAGGCCAGGCTCGAACTGGCGCAGGGTCAGGTGGATGTCTTCACCCGAATGCGGGAAATAGACGTTATCCAGGGAGTCGAAGGAGTACTGCAACTGGTAGTAGCCTTCGTTGAAGCTCCTCTTGGGCAGGTTCTGGTCGCCGATGCGTACATCGGCATTGCCCCAGGCTTCGCCGACACCCAAGCGCACCTCGCCACTGTTGCCGATCTGACGACCCAGGTTGAGGCCCAGGCCGTAGCGTTCCACCCGGTATTCGGCGATCGGGTCGTTGTCCAGGGTCGCCTCGACATTCTGCGACTCGACACCGACGAAGGGGGCGATGAAGTAGCGCGATCCTGCGTCCAGTGGCTGGTAGAACTCGCTGTACAGCTCTTGTTTGTCACCGATCTGTGCCCGTGTCAGCCATTCAGCACCCAGGCTGTTGATGCCGTTCATGCGATAACTGGCGCCGATATTGAAGGCGCTGTCGCCGCGCATGTCATCGGACAGGCTCAACCCCAACTGCAGGTAGTCGGTGCCGCTGCGTTTGCCTCGGGCGCTGATCACCAGGGTGTTGTCCTGGCCTTTGTGGATCACCCGGTATTGCACCTGCTCGAAGAAATCCAGGCCATACAAGGTGCCCATGTCGGTTTCCAGGCGTCCCAGGTCCAGGGGCTCGCCGATGTGCTGGCGGATGTAGTAGAGGATCACGTCATCAGCGACCTTGGAGTCGTTCTCCACCTTGATCTGGCTGATGATCGGCGTGCGCTGGCTGGGCTGGCGCGCCGCGTTGAGTTGCGCATCCTGGGGATTGGCCGGGCGCAGCCTGGCCAGGCGCGTATCGAGGATCCGGGCGGCCCGGTAGCCGGCGTCGATCATTTCCTGGGCGCGGCCGAAGTCGGTGACGCCGAACCCCGACAACGCTGGCTGGACCAGTACATCGTCGTCATGCAACGCCGCCAGCTGTTCTTCCGAGTTGCGCCGGGTCATCAGCGTGATGGACTGGTTGAGCACATCGATAACGGTGTTCAACTGCTTGCGTGAGCGCAACGGTGTGCCGATATCCACCACGATGGCGATGTCCACGCCCATGTCCCGCGCGACATCCAGGGGAATGTTGTCGGTCATGCCACCGTCCACCAGGAGCCGGCCATCGATCTCCACTGGAGCGAACACGGCCGGAATCGACATGCTGGCACGGATCACCTGGGGCAAGTGGCCCTTGCGGAACACCACCTTCTCTCCGCTGGAGATATCGGTAGCCACCGCCCTGAATGGAATCGGCAGCTTGTCGAAGTCGCGGGTGTCGCTGGCGTGGGCGAGCTTGCTTTCCAGCAGCAGGGCCAGGTTCTGGCCCTGGATCACCCCCAGGGGCAGCCCCAGGCTGCCGTCGTCGCGGAAGCTGAGCTTTTGCTTGACCAGGAAATCCCGGTCATCCTGCTTGCGCCGGAAGGGCACGTCCTCCCGGGGCGGGGCGTCGGACAGGGCCTGTTTCCAGTCGATTTCCAGGGCCAGTTTCTCCAGCTCGTCGATCCTGTAGCCGGAAGCGTAGAGCCCGCCGATCACCGCGCCCATGCTGGTGCCGGCAATCGCATCGACACGGATGCCTTGCTCCTCCAGAGCCTTGAGCACCCCGATATGGGCCAGGCCGCGGGCGGCCCCGCCAGACAGCACC
It contains:
- a CDS encoding patatin-like phospholipase family protein: MSCLLSCLLLCLLPLFAQSASMQRPKVGLVLSGGAARGLAHIGVLKALEEQGIRVDAIAGTSMGAVIGGLYASGYRIDELEKLALEIDWKQALSDAPPREDVPFRRKQDDRDFLVKQKLSFRDDGSLGLPLGVIQGQNLALLLESKLAHASDTRDFDKLPIPFRAVATDISSGEKVVFRKGHLPQVIRASMSIPAVFAPVEIDGRLLVDGGMTDNIPLDVARDMGVDIAIVVDIGTPLRSRKQLNTVIDVLNQSITLMTRRNSEEQLAALHDDDVLVQPALSGFGVTDFGRAQEMIDAGYRAARILDTRLARLRPANPQDAQLNAARQPSQRTPIISQIKVENDSKVADDVILYYIRQHIGEPLDLGRLETDMGTLYGLDFFEQVQYRVIHKGQDNTLVISARGKRSGTDYLQLGLSLSDDMRGDSAFNIGASYRMNGINSLGAEWLTRAQIGDKQELYSEFYQPLDAGSRYFIAPFVGVESQNVEATLDNDPIAEYRVERYGLGLNLGRQIGNSGEVRLGVGEAWGNADVRIGDQNLPKRSFNEGYYQLQYSFDSLDNVYFPHSGEDIHLTLRQFEPGLGSDKHYRQWEFKLDKALSSGPNTFILGGRYGRTLDNADVVTSSFLLGGARQLSGFRQDALSGQNISLARAVYFRRLTPRSYLPLDFPLYLGGSLERGRAWNNDNAFDSGYINAASIFLGFDTPLGPLNFSYGINDENQKALSLNLGQSF